In Isosphaera pallida ATCC 43644, the sequence GTCCTGGCCTCCAGGTTTCTGGCTGGCGACGCACCCGGAAGCCGTCCAGCACCGTCTTGGTCCATTCCGGGTCGTCGCCCAGGTGGGTCACCACCTGGTTAGAACGATCCATCAGAGTGACTCGGGCGTGAAGGTCGGGGATCACCATGAGGTCGTTTAGGGGGTCGATGTCAAAGTGGGCGGGAAAGCTCACTAGGTTGTTCCCGACCGCCAACCACTTACCCTCCAGGGTAAACCACTGAAGACGGGCGTTGGCGCGATCGGCCACCACCAGCACCGGACCGTCTTCACCGCCGACCGCCACCCGTCCGGGGCGTTGATCGACCCAAAGTCCGTGGGGGGTCCGAAACCGGCCCGGTTCGGTTCCCGTGCCGCCGAACCAACCCCGATGGCATCCCTGCGCGTCGTAGCGGTGGATCAGGTTCGACCCGTAGCCGTCGGCCACCAGGAAGCCCCCGTCCGGGTCGAACGCCACGTTGGTCGGCACGAACTTGGCCTCGGGACGATCGTACATCGGACACTCGGGCGGAGCCGCCTTGCGCCAGACCACCTCCCCCTTCAGGTCGGACTTCACTACTTGACCCCGCGTCATGTCGCAGAGATACAAGAACGACTGGCCCGACTCAATCCGCAGGTCGATCCCATGCCCCCCGCCGTGAAATTCCCGACCGAACGAGCGGACGAACCGTCCCTGGGGATCGAAGACCACGATGGCGTCCATCGGCGCGGCTTCGGTGGAGCGATGCGTGATGTAGATGAACCCCTCGGGATCGATGGTCACGCCGTGGGTTTCGCCCCAACGGATCGAGTCGGGCAGGTGACCCCAGCCGTGAGTCACCTCAAACCGATGAGCTCCTTCGCCCAGGATCGGCGGCCGGGTTCCCGCTTTGTCGTCAGTGTGAACGAACGGACCGATCCCCCGCGCACTCGTCGGACCCGCCAGGCCCAACCCCGCCGTGGCCACAGCGGCGGCCGCCTTGAGGAAACCGCGACGATTCGGACGATCCTCGGGCGACGAGAAGGGGAACGGCGACGACGTGACCATGACCAAACGTCTCCCTGGTTTGAGTGTAAGCCTT encodes:
- a CDS encoding twin-arginine translocation signal domain-containing protein, which encodes MVTSSPFPFSSPEDRPNRRGFLKAAAAVATAGLGLAGPTSARGIGPFVHTDDKAGTRPPILGEGAHRFEVTHGWGHLPDSIRWGETHGVTIDPEGFIYITHRSTEAAPMDAIVVFDPQGRFVRSFGREFHGGGHGIDLRIESGQSFLYLCDMTRGQVVKSDLKGEVVWRKAAPPECPMYDRPEAKFVPTNVAFDPDGGFLVADGYGSNLIHRYDAQGCHRGWFGGTGTEPGRFRTPHGLWVDQRPGRVAVGGEDGPVLVVADRANARLQWFTLEGKWLAVGNNLVSFPAHFDIDPLNDLMVIPDLHARVTLMDRSNQVVTHLGDDPEWTKTVLDGFRVRRQPETWRPGRFVHPHDACFDHDGNLVVVEWVATGRVNFLRKLA